The following proteins come from a genomic window of Proteiniphilum propionicum:
- a CDS encoding PcfK-like family protein, producing the protein MKTTEHFKNTIEAYLRNRAETDKLFAVSFNKSEKNLDDCITYILNCVKQSGCNGFADDEIFSMAVHFYDEDNIEIGNPIDCNIIVNHTIELTAEEKEQARQNAIKRAENDAYERMTRIRKRPNVQPEPCVQKSLFDE; encoded by the coding sequence ATGAAAACAACCGAACATTTCAAAAATACGATAGAAGCCTATCTGAGAAACAGAGCCGAAACGGACAAACTGTTTGCCGTTTCGTTCAATAAATCGGAAAAAAACCTTGACGACTGCATCACTTATATTCTCAATTGCGTAAAGCAGAGTGGATGCAACGGTTTTGCCGATGATGAAATTTTTTCGATGGCTGTACATTTTTATGATGAAGACAATATTGAAATCGGCAATCCCATTGACTGCAATATTATTGTAAATCATACTATTGAATTGACTGCCGAAGAAAAGGAACAGGCACGTCAGAACGCCATTAAGCGAGCCGAAAATGATGCTTACGAACGTATGACACGAATAAGGAAACGTCCGAATGTACAACCCGAACCGTGCGTTCAAAAAAGCCTTTTCGACGAATGA